Proteins found in one Serratia plymuthica genomic segment:
- a CDS encoding histidine phosphatase family protein, with protein sequence MMKVILVRHAETEWNVRGIIQGQRDSKLTHRGECQTSALLAAFAASDYRVECVYASPLGRTWQMGQSLAESFRCSLMAEPALKEQAFGQFEGMSSAQLLQHHPNDANALFQLDAEYCPPEGESLTHASQRMMRFLYNLEETLHHQTICIVSHGHVIQGVLAMLKEGAVDGFPRYAQPNASYSVFDLINGRCVALRWGIATHLRHLEQQLPFNHSDTGTTPVSRS encoded by the coding sequence ATGATGAAAGTGATACTCGTTCGACACGCGGAAACAGAGTGGAATGTGAGAGGAATTATTCAGGGGCAGCGTGATAGCAAACTGACCCATCGGGGGGAGTGCCAAACATCCGCCTTACTGGCAGCGTTTGCAGCAAGTGATTACCGGGTAGAATGTGTTTATGCTTCTCCGCTTGGGCGTACCTGGCAAATGGGGCAGAGCCTGGCTGAAAGCTTTCGTTGCTCATTGATGGCTGAACCTGCCCTTAAAGAACAGGCATTTGGTCAGTTTGAAGGAATGTCATCAGCACAGCTCCTGCAACACCATCCGAACGATGCAAATGCGTTATTCCAACTTGATGCAGAGTATTGTCCACCAGAGGGTGAATCCCTCACGCATGCTTCTCAGAGAATGATGCGTTTTTTATATAATCTGGAAGAAACACTACATCATCAAACAATATGTATTGTGTCTCACGGGCATGTCATTCAGGGCGTTCTTGCGATGTTAAAAGAAGGGGCTGTCGATGGTTTCCCCCGGTATGCACAACCCAACGCGAGTTACTCAGTTTTCGACCTGATTAATGGACGCTGTGTCGCGCTCAGGTGGGGGATTGCTACACACTTGCGTCATTTGGAACAGCAGTTGCCTTTCAATCATTCTGATACAGGCACAACGCCCGTTTCTCGCTCTTGA
- the hchA gene encoding glyoxalase III HchA → MTDDISKFPKADPAEKNAYFPSDYSLSQYTSPVSDLSDADYPRRHNGGKKILVIAADERYLNTDNGTLFSTGNHPVETLVPMYHLHAAGFDFDIATVSGHMAKFEYWAMPYEDKKIMPFFEQYQVLFRNPKKLSDIVNGLGSENEYAGVFIPGGHGALIGLPESNAVADTIRWFVNNDHFVISICHGPAAFLSLRNGDNPLKGYSICAFPDSADKQTPDIGYMPGHLTWYFGEALRKMGMNIVNDDIQGSVYKDRKVLTGDSPFAANALGQLAAKEMLTVYSS, encoded by the coding sequence ATGACAGATGATATTAGTAAATTTCCAAAAGCAGATCCTGCTGAGAAAAATGCATATTTCCCTTCAGACTACTCTCTGAGTCAGTATACTAGCCCGGTATCTGATCTAAGTGATGCAGACTACCCCAGACGGCATAATGGGGGGAAAAAAATACTTGTCATTGCGGCAGACGAGCGTTACCTGAATACTGACAATGGGACATTGTTCTCGACTGGAAACCATCCGGTTGAAACTCTTGTTCCAATGTACCATCTGCATGCTGCCGGTTTCGATTTTGACATTGCGACAGTATCAGGTCATATGGCCAAGTTTGAATACTGGGCGATGCCATATGAGGATAAAAAGATCATGCCATTCTTCGAACAGTATCAGGTACTGTTTCGAAATCCTAAAAAACTGTCTGATATTGTGAATGGCTTGGGTAGTGAAAATGAGTATGCCGGCGTGTTCATTCCCGGTGGGCATGGTGCACTAATTGGCCTGCCCGAGAGTAATGCTGTAGCGGATACAATACGTTGGTTTGTTAATAATGATCACTTTGTAATATCGATCTGCCATGGTCCTGCGGCATTCCTTTCGTTGCGCAATGGGGATAACCCTCTTAAAGGTTATTCTATCTGCGCTTTTCCTGATTCAGCCGATAAGCAAACACCTGATATCGGTTATATGCCCGGGCATCTGACATGGTATTTTGGAGAGGCTCTCAGAAAAATGGGAATGAATATTGTCAATGATGATATTCAAGGAAGCGTATATAAGGATCGTAAAGTACTGACTGGCGACAGTCCTTTTGCGGCCAACGCCCTCGGTCAACTGGCGGCTAAAGAGATGCTGACAGTTTATTCATCCTGA
- a CDS encoding winged helix-turn-helix transcriptional regulator, with product MPHTSSQQELILTGVSSHLLSTRLKSLEQHGLIERRAYRARPPRYEYFVTPKGKELEGILLLLRSWGTKWPARPGETEPAIFLKHKSTGKDVPEDLLKLSFFWKILSEQSVRIFISGSRMARARNTYRALPNLSNI from the coding sequence GTGCCGCACACGTCTTCTCAGCAAGAATTAATTTTGACAGGGGTTTCATCACATCTGCTCTCGACCCGCCTCAAGTCTTTAGAACAACATGGCCTTATAGAGCGCAGGGCTTACCGTGCCCGTCCACCGAGGTATGAATACTTTGTCACACCTAAAGGTAAAGAGCTGGAAGGGATACTTTTACTCCTCCGTTCATGGGGGACAAAGTGGCCGGCACGCCCTGGAGAGACGGAGCCTGCGATCTTTTTAAAACACAAATCGACAGGAAAAGATGTGCCAGAGGACTTGTTGAAACTCAGTTTCTTTTGGAAAATATTGTCTGAGCAATCTGTTCGTATTTTCATAAGCGGAAGTCGAATGGCAAGGGCCCGTAACACCTACCGCGCCCTGCCAAACTTATCCAACATATAA
- a CDS encoding TetR/AcrR family transcriptional regulator: MKVSKEQVRENRARIVETASELFREHGYDGVSVAELMSAAGLTHGGFYKHFGSKADLMAEAMSCGFRRSAESTEAVDREKFIEYYLSRQHRADMGKGCVMSALGTDTARQSESIRETFAAGIERQLEVLSNEPNADGPTRAELIDTLAHLVGTLVLSRACPDNSALADEILDVCRTRLLSKN; the protein is encoded by the coding sequence ATGAAAGTGTCAAAAGAGCAGGTTCGGGAAAACCGGGCACGCATTGTTGAAACGGCTTCAGAACTTTTTCGCGAGCATGGTTACGATGGCGTGAGCGTGGCGGAACTGATGTCAGCGGCAGGGTTAACCCACGGCGGGTTCTACAAACACTTTGGTTCCAAGGCTGATCTGATGGCGGAGGCGATGAGCTGCGGTTTTAGGCGATCCGCCGAAAGCACGGAAGCGGTAGACCGGGAAAAATTTATTGAATACTACCTCTCCCGACAACATCGGGCCGATATGGGCAAGGGATGCGTGATGTCGGCACTGGGCACCGATACCGCCCGGCAGTCTGAATCCATCAGGGAGACGTTTGCCGCCGGAATTGAACGGCAGCTGGAAGTTTTAAGCAATGAACCTAATGCCGACGGCCCAACGCGTGCCGAGCTGATTGACACCCTTGCCCACCTTGTCGGGACTCTAGTGTTATCCCGTGCCTGCCCGGACAATTCCGCTCTGGCCGATGAAATTCTGGATGTGTGCCGCACACGTCTTCTCAGCAAGAATTAA